GACTTCACTTTGCACTGTCCCCACGGCGAGAAGGAGCTCGCTCTGTCCCCTCGGGCTCGGTTTTGCTGGAGGACCGCACTTTGGGGCATGGCTTTAAAAGGTCGGCCAGTGCACAGGCGGAACGGCGGGGACACAGGCGGCACCACTTCACCGCGAGCCCAGAAGGGGGCGGACGACTGCTCTCCACTCTTCACACAGTCAGGCCCTCCCCAAGGACGCACCTCCAgggaaacagctccagtctaaaTGTTAACGATCACCCCAACCCCCGCCGCACCCACTCCCCGCAGCTAGGCCTTCGGACCGAAGATCACACCCACTTCCGCCCTCGACGTCTCAGCACCTCCCCCTCCGCCCGAGTGCCTCACCTCAAGGACCACTTTGCGCATGCGCCCCAGCTCTTGGAGGTAAGCGGCGGTGTGCGGGTGGTCGCGGTGAGTGTGCAAGGCCGCGGTGGCCGCGTGACAAGCCTGCGCCACCAGTGCGCCCGCCGGCCAGGAGAACGGAGCTTGTGATAGATCCTTTCGTAACACCAAGTATTGTACCAGGACCTGCGGCTCCGCCCCAGAGGCCGCCATCTTCCTCACCACCCGAAAGGCCGGACCTACTCCCCGGTGCATCCTGGGATCAGGGCGGGGCCCTGAGCGCCGCCATGTTTTTGTACGGCAGGATCGCAAAGCACGCCGGGACCGGTTGGCTTGGTTTTGAAGACGTGGATGGCGGGAATTCTCGCCCCTGGCCTGGGTGAGCTAGAAGGGAGAAGGTAGGGGAAAGACCCAGTGTCTGACGGGACTGTGGCCAGGGTGGCGGGCTGAACGGCCTTCTTAAAACTCCTTCCGTAGCTGTGAAGCCTGCTGGACCAGAGTAGCCGTGGCCTCGGGAGCGCGCCGGGCCGCGGAGTGGGCGCGGGGGTGGGCGTGGACTCTGCTGGCTCGGGCGCTGGGAGAGGGCTGGCGGCTCAGGAAAGGGGATCCTAGCCGTGACGTTTGTGTCATCCGCGGCCCAGGGGTTGTGCCTGAGTGGTGTGTGCCCTGCCGTCTGGGTTTGAATGGGACTAGATGCGATATGACTCtgttgccatttttcttttatcagcaaGGACATTGAGGTCCCTATCACCGCTTGCCTAGACAACTTCATGGGAAGGCCCTTGGCAATCTGAGATGGAGCAGGCGAACCCTTTACGTCCAGATGGCGAGTCTAAAGGAGGTATTGAGAGGGCCGCCGCCTTCCCCTTCCTGCTGCTGCCCAAAGATGATCCGCAGGCTGAGAGAGCCCTTTCCTCCTGGAACTGACGTGGGACCTGACCTGTTTGGGAGCAGAATGGTGAAAGGAACTAACATTGAAGACAAAGGGACAGGCAGCCAGGATTATTCGAGGAGGAAAAATGGCTTCGTTTCTAGGCTCCCACCTCTTTTGAAACGGATTAAGTTGCATCCATCATATGCTCAGTGTTTCTATTCTGAACTGCGGTTCTAGCCGGGGAGGTTTCTTTCCTCTCCCCGGGTTTTTTGGGCCATTTATGCGTTACTCCTGAGGGAGGGCCAGTGCAGGGCAGTGACTGTAGTGTCGGTTAGAACTGGGTTTGAGTCTTGGCTCTGCCATGATAAATAAAGGgcccttaggcaagtcactttattctctgcctctgtttcttcatctagaaaATGGAGGTGAAAATGGCACGGTAGTGGTAGTTGTggaaaaagtatttcttttgtggtggaatagTATTTAATTCAAACGTTTCAAGTGAAGCATTTAGCACATGTCTAATATATAGGAAATACTCAAAGGCTTTGTAAGTGtcttaaaaagtagaaagtgtTTAAAGAATTTATTGTTAGAGTTGCTTAGAATTATGAAACTACTACTTAGTCCTTAGTCAATCCTTTGGAAACTGAGATTTGCATCTGAATTTCTGTCCAGAAGGAAGTTGCTTTCTTCTTTAGTGCCCGGTAATATTTGTGGACAGTTCTGGTTTTGTGTTGCTTTATGTCCTGTGCTATTAATACTTTTTAGAACTTTGGCATACTTAAGCATGATGCCTAAATCCAGAGGGTTCTACATTAGTACTTTGGGAAAGCTTGCCATAAAACccaactttaaaaataactctataattttaaaaagaattctgagTTTATCAGTGAATTTGGTGATCCTGTTTTTCTCTGGGCCATCATTATCATTGATAACTATGAAGTAGCTATATTCAGCTTAAGATGACTTAAGCTGAGACTGTAGATAATAAAAGTATATGGGGTAAGATTTACTGTTACTTTAAGACTAAAAATAAGTTTGGTGACTTTGTGTAGTGGAAACATGCTACACTCAGGAGTAACCTGTTCTCTAGTCCAGGCctaattttgtttctattaaaataagCGATGAGGTGAAAGTTTTGGATTATCAAGAGACTTAGACCCGTCTCCTTATTCTCTACCGAAaacaatatttaaacatttagctGTTACCCATACTGGTTTTCTCCCTCTGCTTGGGTGATTTCAGCTTTTGGTTTATTATTTGAATTGTCCCCACTCATTTCGGAAGGAAGGACATGGAATTTTAGTTGCAACCAGTTTATTCAAATAGGCAGGGATTTTGACCTTTTTTGTAACCTTTTTTGGGACAAAGCTGACTGGCTAGGGTGAGATGTCATAACTTCCAAGGTAAAGCAGGCCCAGCAGATACACTCCCTCTTTTCTCTAGTAGCAACGCTAAACAACAACGCTGCCCCCTTGGTGTAGAGGGGATCAGGTCGGTAAAGAAGCTGGGCAGGTTTGAAAGCCTGAGAGGAGAGCTGTGTGGAAATGCCTAGAGAAGCAGCAGCATGATACTGTTTTGAACACCTACTTATCTCAGAAACTTTGGGAACATTGATATCTCCTGTTTTAGTAATGTAGAATTTCCATAAAGGAGAATTTGGTCAGGCATCTCCTGTACCACCCTAAATTaatctatgtgtgtgtgcttttcaGATCACCTCCTGGTTGGacagtaaataatttttgtaagctccatgaagacagggaCATCATTTTGCCACTGTAGTATGAATAACTTCCGGCACGGTCCTTGGTCCATAGTAGATTCTCAATACATAGTTGTTGGATAAATAGAGACTTGTGAATAAAGCAGTTAATCACATGCTAATTTTTAGgactaatttatttaatttgaattttggtTTTTCACGATTATTATTGTAGTATTGTGGATTTTTCTGTGGACATGAGCCAAGTGAACGTAATCTCCAAGAGTGTCATGCTTGGTTGTCTGtgtttcagtaaatatttctggggtgttggccaggcgtggtggctcacacctgtaatcccagcactttgggaggccaaagcgggcggatcacaaggtcaggagttgaagaccagcctggccaacatagtgaaaccccatctctactaaatataaaaattagccgggcatggtggcacgtgcctgtagtcacagctaatcgggaggctgaagcaggagaattgcttgaacctgggaggtggaggttgcagtgagctgagatcgcgccactgcactccagcttgggcaacagagtaagacttcgtctcaaacaaacaaacatttccGGAGTGTTTACTGTGTGTCAGACATTGTGCTAGGGTTAAAGGATCCATGGGTGAACACAAATGCACACGGCCCctgattttggagctttaaggttcAGCGGGAAAGATAAGCAAATCAAATAATCTCACtaatgaatatataattaaaagtatagtggccgggtgcggtggctcacacctgtaatcctagcactttgggaagccgaagtgggaggatcgcttgagctcaggagtttgagaccagcctgggaaacatagtgagaccccatctcttttatttaaaaaacaaaaacaaaaaaactatagtaTTGTCTCAGAAGGATCTTTGAGAGCTTATGAGCTGGCACCTGGCCTTGTTCTGAAGGTGTTGCAAAGGTTTCCCTGAGGAAATGCTGTTTGCACTGAGTGCTAACAAGCTACAGTAGTACAGGTGAAGGTGGGTAAGGGGCAGCTGTGGAAGAGCCTTTGGTGTGCCTGTTGCGGGGCGGGGATCAGGTCAGTAAAGAAGCTGGGCAGGTTTGAGAGCCTGAGAGAAGGCCTGTGTAGAAGTGCCTAGAGAAGGAGCAGCATGATACTGGTGAGGGTAGGAAAGATCCAGAGGCCAGTAGGCCTTGTAGGCAGTGTGAAGTCATCGAAAGGCTTTAGCCAGCTGGATGACACGATCCAGTTTAGATTTTGAAATATGCTTTCAGTGTATGGGCCACCTAGGAAACTTGTAATAGTCCAGAAATGGTGGTAGCTTGAACTACAATGGTGGCATTgcagatggggaaaatggaaatattttagagATACTAGGAATGTATATTCAATAGGATTTGGTAATGGATTGGGACTGGGGCAGGAAGAAGGTGTAAGGAAGCAAGTACCTGGTTTACACAGCTGTAAATGGTTCTAGTCACTGAGGGGTTTGGAAGGGGAGATGGTGAATTCAGTCTTGGACATGTTGATTGTCAGGTTCCTGTGAGTCTTCCAAGTAGATACACTGAGAAGGCAGGTGGGTATTCTGCTTTCTCAAGAAGCAGGAGAGAGGTATAAGCTAGAGATACAGTATTTGCGAGGCATCGACATGTATGGCCATTAAGGCTGTGGGTAGTGATGAGATTTCTTCTGGAGGGAAGAGGTCTTAGGACTGAGCTCCAGAAAATGTCAGCATTTAATGATCAAGGAGGAGAGTAGGAGCCTGCAAAGCAGAAAGAGGGGTCAGACAGGTAAAACATAAGTGTCACAAAAACAAGTAGGTTGTCTCTTGTTCATCACTACATTCAGTGCCTGAaatagtgcttggcacaaaatagatgcttaataaacatctgttgaaCAAGGCAAACCAAGAGGCTGGTATGCTAAGATTCAAAGGAAAAGAGGGTTTCACGAAGGTGGTGATCAGCAGAAGCATATAGTGCTGGGAGGTGAGATAAGGGAGCTTGAAAAATGTGCTTTGGGTTCAGCAACATTGACATCACTGTTGATCTTGGAGTAGTTTTGTAAAATAATGGGAACAGAAGTGAGTTTCAAGTGGATTGAGATATGAGTCACaggcaaggaaatggagaaaGTGAGTACAGGTTGAgcactgaaaatccaaaatctgaaatactccaaaatctgaaGCTTTTTGAGTactgacatgatgctcaaaggaaatgcttatttccagttttggaTTTTCAGATATGGGATGTTCAgccagtaagtataatgcaaatattcccaaTTCCGAAATCTGAAACACCTCTAGTCCCAAAACTTTTGGATAAATGATACTCAACTTGCATGGACAACTCTCTTAAGTAGTTTTCCTGGcaaggaaaggggagaaaagggAGATGGTAGCTTAAGGGGATTTGTGGGCAAGAACAGGCCTGTGAGTgtatgaaatgtgtgtgtgtgagtgtatgagtgtgtgtgagtgtatgaaatgtgtgtgtgtgtgtgtgtgagtgtatgaaatgtgtgtgtgtgagtgtgtgtgtgagtgtatgaaatgtgtgtgtatgagtgtgtgtgtgagtgtatgagtgtgtatgagtatatgaaatgtgtgtgtatgagtgtgtgtatgtttgaaGACAGTTAAGACTTGAGTGTGTGTGGAAGGGAAATGAACACAGCAGAGAAAAGGGTAACTGATCATCTAGAGTTTCTGAGAAAGCAAGAGGGGATAGGCCTCAATGAGTAAAATAGGATAATTTTGCATATagtgtgtgtctgtttctatttGATCtcacccaatttttttttttttttttttttgagatggagtctgtcacccaggctggagtgcagtggccggatctcggctcactgcaagctccgcctcctgggttcatgccattctcctgcctcagcctcccgagtagctgagactacaggtgcccgccaccatgcccagctaattttttgtgtttttagtagagacagggtttcaccatgttagccagggtggtcttgatgtcctgacctcgtgattcaccagcctcagcctcccaaagtgctgggattacaggtgtgagccactacacccggcccgatctcacataattttttaaatgtttttattagcgGTAAACACTCTAAGAGGTTTCTAGTCTTAATTCAATAGGTGAATAAGTTTTTGGATTCCATTCCAAGGCAAGGAAAGAAGATTAAgattttcatatatgtttatgCATATGAACCCTACAAAACAGATGCTGGGTGTACTTAAGAAGCTCGATTAAATAAAGTCTgggactttcttttttgtttgtttgtttttttgagacagagtctatctctgtcccccaggctggagtgcaatggcgcgatctcagctcactgcaacctctgcctcccagattcaaacaattctcctgccttagcctccctagtagctgggattacaggcatgcgccaccacgcccagctaattttttgtaattttaatagagatagggtttcgccatgttggccaggctggtcttgaactcctgacctcaggtgatccaactgcctcggcccccaagagtgctgagattacaagtgtgagccaccgccctcaACTGTGAGAGGGCTTCTCTCCAGCCGGTGGTAAAGCTAGAGAATCATCCTTTACACACTAGAGATGTGGATCTGTGGTAAACTGCAGACCTAGATAAGACACTGCTGCCTAATCAGCGTGTGATGGTTCATATCCTTTCTCGGGCTCTCTTTGAAGAGGATCCTGTTTTACATCACTCTTCAACCTAGGAGGTTGATGATCTTTGATTTCAATTGTTAGCTCCCCTGCTTTTATAAATTGACAGATATCTAACAATTCAGCTGGCCATAAAGTTCTGGTGAAAAAGAGTCACCTGTTCTTTCTGAGATACTTCCTGTTGCCACAGTGAGAAATCCTCGGCTTGTAAAATTCTCCTTTTACTCTCCTTAGGTGTTTTAGCTCACTTGGAAAGGCTAGAGAACCAAATGAGCAGATCCCGTAAACAGTCTGAAGAGCCGCAGAGCGTGCAGGCCCAGGAACGTGTTCTTGGAACCAAGATTCAGAAACTAAGGCATCTGCGAGATGATCTGAAGGCTGCGGTGCGGCACCGGCGAGGCAGCGTGAGTAGAAGGGTGGTGTCAGCAGTTCCTTTAGAGTATAATGAGCAAATGTGATTTGGGAATTGGTGAATTGGCAATTTTTAATAATGTGTTTTACTTGTGATCTTACTGGATTGATTGTAGTCCTTGATCCCTCAAATGATCAAACTTGTGGagtttggccaggcgtggtggctcatgcctgtaatcccacactttgaaaggccgaggcaggcctatcacctgtggtcaggcgttttgagaccagcctggccaacatggcgaaaacctgtctctactagaaatacaaaaattagccgggcgtggtggcacgtgcccgtaatcccagctactcaggagactgaggcacgagcattgcacctgggaggcggaggttccagtgagctgagatcgagccgctgcactccagcctgggaaacagagcgagactccgtctcaaaaaaaaaaaaaaaaaaaaaaaatcctgtagaGTTACAGTGAATATCACCTAACATTGGTCAGGCACTACTGGTAAGCCAGGCAAGTTCTTCCTGCCAGGTTCTTAACCTGCCCTAATAAACACCTAAGTTTGTTACCTCAATCATAAACATattaggtatatacctagtagaattactgggtcatacgATATGCATATTAGGTTTAGTAAATACTGCCAGTTTTTGAAAGTGATTGTACTagttttacattcccagcaataGTTGTATAAGTTttccattgttttgcatttttaccaGTACTTGTAGTGGCTTGCCTTGAGTTGTTGATACTTTAGTCATTAGTGACATCTGTCACCCAGACTCAACCTCCTAGGGAGCTTGACCCTTcccttttttcagttttctctctaGCCTAGGTTCAGTCAGCAAGACctatcagatttttcttttatatagtcTTTGTCCTTCCTCCATTGCCACAGCTCAAATATTAGCCATATATGGAGTAAATATCAGGTGATTTGGATACCAGGATTATGACAGTAGTCTGCCAGTTGGTGCATCTTCTCGTATTTCTGCTTTTCCAATAAATCCTGCACAGCCAAGAAAATGCTTCATGAAACACCGCACCATTGCTCTGCTCAAAAGCCATCAACAACCCTTAATTGCCCATGGGATATCAGCCTTCCTCCCCGTCTTCCTTTTCCACCTatatctctcttccttcctcccttcttcctttctttttttttaaaattgtaatatatataaagtgcaCAAATCTGATGGACTTTGTTACAAAGTTAGCACAACCAGGTAACTACAACAGTGATTCAAGTATAGAGCATTACCAGTACCCCAGAAGCCTCCAGTTTGCCTCTTCTAGTCATATCTCTTAAGGTACCCACTATTCTGATTTCTGTCACCATACATAGGTTTTACctgattttgaactttatataaatgttaaaaagcacTAACTCTTacgtctggcttcttttgctgaATGTTATGACTGAGATTCACCTACACTTTGCTTATAGTGgtcatttttttattgctatatagCAATTCTATTTTATGAGTATACTACAACTTGTTTACCCATTCTACTGTGATGACATTTGGGTTATTGGGGTTATTTCACTTTGGGATCATTATGAATGTTgtcactattaacattttgtgtgtttctgtcctttggtataaaaatatacacttatatattGGGTGTATGCCTAGTAGAATTGTTGGTTAGTAGGATATGCATATTAGGTTTAGAAAATTCTGGCAgtttttgaggccgggcgcggtggctcaagcctgtaatcccagtactttgggaggccgagacgggtggattacgaggtcaggagatcgagaccatcctggctaacacggtgaaaccccgtctctactaaaacaatacaaaaaactagccgggcgaggtggtgggcgcctgtagtcccagctactcgggaggctgaggcaggagaatggcgtaaacccgggaggtggagcttgcagtgagctgagatccggccactgcactccagcctgggcgacagaacaagactccgtctcaaaaaaaaaaaaaaaaaaaNNNNNNNNNNNNNNNNNNNNNNNNNNNNNNNNNNNNNNNNNNNNNNNNNNNNNNNNNNNNNNNNNNNNNNNNNNNNNNNNNNNNNNNNNNNNNNNNNNNNtaaaaaaaaaaaaaaaaaaaagaaaattctggcaGTTTTTGAAAGTGAGTGTATCacttttacattcccagcaataGTGTTCAAGATttccattgttttgcatttttaccaATACTTGctattgtcagtttttaaaatttgccattCTGGTGGGAGTGTAATAATATCTCATTTTGGACTGAATTTGCATTTGCTTCATAACCAGTGATGGGGAATCCCTGTATTGAACATTTGAAAATCTTCTGTTGCGAAGTGTGCTTTTTTCAAGGCTTTTGTGAACTTTTTATTAGGTTGTCCATCTATTAAATTGTAGaaatctttacatattttgaatgaGTTCTTTGTTGGGTATCTGTATTAGCGTCTTCCTTAGACTGTGGCTTGTCTTCATTCTCTAATGGTGTCTTGCGATGAAAATCTTTGTTTTAATGAAGTTTGATTTAGGAATTAAACTTTATTCTTAGTGCCCTTGTTTCTTGTTTAATAAATCTTTGTCTAACTTAAGATCATGCTGATCTTTTCctggtattttctattttatttttttttggtttttgagacagagtctcactttgttgcccaggctggagtgtagtggcacgatccggcaccctccgcctcctgggttcagacgattcttctgccccagcctcccgggtaggtgggattatgggcatgtgcctggttaatttttgtatttttagtagagatgaggtttcaccatgttggccaggctgatctcgaactcctgacctcaggtgatccacccacctcagcctcccaaagtgctgggattacaggcgtgagccaccgcaccctgcttttttatttctagtttgctaagagttttaatCATGATATTATGCTATTAAATTTTATCAGATATTTTTACTGCATATATTAAGGGAATCATGTTTTCTCCCTTATTAATTTGTTATATATTGATTGCTATTTAAATGATAAATTGCCCTCACATTCTCATAGTAAACCTAATTTGGtttgatgtattatctttttaatataattctaaATCTGACTTGCTGATATTAGTTATTAGAACTTTTGCATCTAAATTCATGAGAGAGATTGCCCTATGATTTTTTTGTAATAACTTTGTCAGGTTTTGGCATCAAGTTTTATGTTGCTCTTAgagacattttcctttttttttttttttctattctttgaaaGACTTTATATACTATTGgtgttattttttcttacattttgttaAGGAATTCCCCGGTGAAGCTCTTTGGGCCTTTTAATTTCTGATCCGATTTCTTTGATCAGCATAAGCTGTTCagatttcctgtttcttcttgGGTCACTTTTGGTATGTTGCATTTTGCAGTTTGTTCATTTTATGTAAACTCGCAtttaaagtttgaaatttttttttttttttttttttttgagacggagtctcactatgtcgcccaggctggagtgcagtggggtttttttgttcgtttgtttgttgttgttttttttaaattcagtgatGAGTattgtatatgaaaaaatatatggaggccaggtgcggtggctcacacctgtaatctcagcactttgggaggccaaggtgggtggatcacctgaggtcaggagttcgagaccagcctggccaacatggtgaaaccccatctctactaaaaatacaaaaattagccaggtgtggtggtgggtgtccgtaatcccagctactccagaggctgaggcaggagaatcacttgaacccgggaggcagaagttgcagtgagccaagatcgagccattgcactccagcctgggtaacaagagcaaaactcggtctggaaaaaataaaggaagggaaCGGGAGGTGAGGGGAGGCGATATGGGTTCTGAGTATGTTATCTTCCTCCAGAggaaattttagtttttctggCAAGTAGATAGCATATGGGCACATCACCTTTATTCAGTTGAAGTGGTCTGTTTCCGGTTTCCGTTGCTCCTAGGGCATAGCTTTTTTTAGGACCTTCAACTGAAGGTTTGGGAGTGTGTTGGAGACAGGTCTATTAAGGCTCCTCTTCCCTGGCAGGCCCTGAAATCCACATTTTGTTCTAGCAAAATCTCTGCttggcttttttcccctttagcagcttatttttttttgagacagagtctcgctctgtcgcccaggctagagtgcagtggcacgatctcggctcactgaaacctccacctcccagattcaagcaattctccttcctgcctcagcctcctgagtagctggggtcacaggtgcacgccaccacacccggctaatttttgtatttttagcagaaacagggtttcaccatgttggtcaggctggtctcaaactcctaacctcgtgatccacccacctcagcctcccaaagtgctgggattacaggtgggagccactgtgccgggccgaGCAGCTTCTTTCCATGTGGTTTCTCAGTCCCCAGTCACACCTGTGCAGTTTAGGAATTAGTAAATGCCGGGAGGGCAGATTGCAAGCAGAATGTTGAGTTCCCTTTTCTGTGGGATCTTGGCCCATAGAAAGTCGGCTTTGATACCATTAATGTCCGGGGTTTATTCCGTATGGGACTGCTGCGGAGTCTAGCTTACACCTTTCTATGTGGCCCAGTGTGCCTTGCCTGTGAATAAGGAAATGCTCTGAGGCCAGAGGCTGCAGGGAAGCCAGCTGACTTCAGAGCATTTGTCACTCTTCTCCAACCCTGGCTATTTGGATCCTTGTGGAATGCCTTCAAACCATTTGCTCTCTTTGCTTGCCtatttctttttggtattttatcCACCTTGCGTAGTTGTTCTCAGAGGGTGGGTTGGCCTGGTACCTTCTGCTGGGCTATAACTAGCAGCGTAAGCCTTGGAGCCCTGGCATTTGAAACCCCACACTGTCCAAGCCCAACTTACCCAGCCTTGCCTCTTCACAGCCACCTGTTTTGTCCACCCTGTGCTTAGCCTAGACTTTCCACACAACCTTTTCTTGCTACTCTCTCAGTTCTCCCCACCCATCAAAATTCGAATTGTTCTTCCGACCCATACAGTCTCCACTTCTGATTCCTGGCATTGTGACCCATGAGATTCTTCCTCTGCTGTAAACTCATAGCAATAACTGGCCGGCCACTGTAGCATTGATGTATCATATCATGTGCCCTGCATTTAGCTTTTATCCAGTTGGGTGAGGGTGGGGACCTTGTGGTGCACACCTTTGTAACTAGATTGATTTGCTGCATATCTTGCAGGTGAAAGCATGTATTGCCAATGTAGAACCCAACCGAACAGTGGAGGTCAATGAGCAAGAAGCATTGGAAGAGAAACTGGAAAACGTGAAAGCCGTTCTGCAGGCGTATCATTTTACAGGtttcgtttgtttttttaacctaatTTAGTCTGGGTCTGTCTCTAGTGAGTTTGCTGATGTGTTATCAGTCCTGGacttatttcataatttatagtATTTTACACCCTCtgccctcatctctctctctgtctcacacacacacacacacacacagacacagctGACATGCTATTTGTAGGCCTATCTTCACCTACAAGATTGGCTTCTTTGTACAGCAGCTGAGTTGGTGGCTGGCTTATTCCATTCATTTTAACAGTTTGTCATGTGCCAGACCCTGTACTATAACTGCCTTTACTGCTGGCTTGTTTTATGCTGCTAGTGAAATAGTTTGAACTTCTCAAGTCTCTGTTTCACCATAAGTAGGGATTTATTCTCCCGTCTATGCCACAAGATAATTGTGGGAAGAACTGGGGACTATGACAAATTATTTcacactcagaaaaaaagaatagctataaattaaatttttggccttgcacagtggctcatgcctgtaatcccatcactttgggaggctgaggcaggattacttaagtccaggagttcgagaccagcctgggcaacatagcaagatctcatttctactaaaaattaaaaaatgagccaggtgagGTAGCAcgcgcttgtggtcccagctattcgggaggccgagatgggaggattgcttaagcccaggaagttgagattgcagtgagctgagattgtgccactgctctccggcctaaaaaaaaaaaaaaaaaaacagaaaaatttctcAATAATTTGACATTTaggatgttttttcatttttaccattCTTCCATGGTTTGAACAACTCAGTCTCAAAGTGAGCCGGAGTCAAGGGGAAGAATGAGCCTATGAtactcattcagcaaacatttgtttaC
This Theropithecus gelada isolate Dixy chromosome 13, Tgel_1.0, whole genome shotgun sequence DNA region includes the following protein-coding sequences:
- the PTRHD1 gene encoding putative peptidyl-tRNA hydrolase PTRHD1, translated to MHRGVGPAFRVVRKMAASGAEPQVLVQYLVLRKDLSQAPFSWPAGALVAQACHAATAALHTHRDHPHTAAYLQELGRMRKVVLEAPDETTLKELAETLQQKNIDHMLWLEQPENIATCIALRPYPKEEVGQYLKKFRLFK